In a genomic window of Terriglobia bacterium:
- a CDS encoding DegT/DnrJ/EryC1/StrS family aminotransferase — protein sequence MIPFLDLQASYRELRTELDAAWHRVMNSGRYIMGAEVQTFEQEFAAYCGAKHCIGVANGLEALHLILRAYRIGPGDEVIVPSNTYIATWLAVSETGARPVPVEPRLHTANLDPQGIEAAITKRTKAILAVHLYGQPAEMDMICEIGRKHGLAVIEDAAQAHGGRWQGRRVGSLGDAAGFSFYPGKNLGCYGDGGAVVTSDDRLADAVRVLRNYGSREKYCNEVRGVNSRLDELQAALLRVRLGVVDKWNSRRRQLAARYQQALDRIPGLELPCVVEGSEPVWHLFVVRHPRRDWLRQELERRGVQTLIHYPIPPHLSGAYAAHDIKRGALPIAEQLASEVLSIPIGPHLTLAQQDRVIEVITEILPSSATLQIAAGVDTGLLPETT from the coding sequence GTGATCCCATTTCTTGATCTGCAGGCGAGCTATCGCGAACTGCGTACCGAACTCGACGCCGCATGGCACCGGGTGATGAACTCAGGCCGCTACATCATGGGAGCCGAGGTGCAAACCTTTGAGCAGGAGTTCGCGGCATACTGCGGCGCGAAGCACTGCATCGGAGTCGCCAATGGCCTCGAGGCCCTGCACCTCATCCTGCGCGCATATCGAATCGGCCCAGGCGACGAGGTCATCGTTCCTTCCAATACCTACATAGCGACTTGGCTCGCGGTAAGCGAGACTGGCGCGAGACCTGTTCCGGTCGAGCCACGGCTCCACACCGCGAATCTCGATCCGCAGGGAATTGAAGCGGCCATCACCAAGCGGACAAAAGCCATCCTCGCCGTGCACCTCTACGGGCAACCGGCCGAGATGGATATGATTTGCGAGATCGGCAGGAAACATGGCCTGGCGGTCATCGAGGACGCTGCGCAGGCCCACGGAGGCCGATGGCAGGGAAGGCGTGTCGGTTCGTTGGGTGACGCCGCCGGCTTCAGCTTCTATCCAGGCAAGAATCTCGGGTGCTACGGCGATGGTGGCGCGGTAGTCACCAGTGACGATCGGCTTGCGGACGCCGTTCGAGTCCTTCGTAATTACGGCTCGCGCGAAAAGTACTGCAACGAGGTTCGCGGCGTGAATTCGCGTCTCGACGAGTTACAGGCAGCACTCTTGCGAGTTCGTTTAGGAGTGGTCGACAAATGGAACAGCCGTCGTCGACAACTGGCAGCACGCTATCAGCAGGCACTCGATCGAATCCCGGGCCTTGAGCTTCCATGCGTCGTCGAGGGCTCCGAACCGGTGTGGCACCTCTTCGTCGTTCGTCACCCCCGGCGGGACTGGCTCCGCCAGGAACTGGAGCGTCGCGGAGTTCAGACCCTCATTCATTATCCGATTCCGCCGCACCTCTCCGGAGCTTATGCTGCACACGACATCAAACGTGGTGCCCTGCCAATTGCCGAGCAACTCGCATCCGAGGTCCTGAGCATTCCTATCGGTCCTCACCTTACTCTCGCGCAGCAGGACCGTGTCATTGAGGTCATAACAGAAATTCTCCCGTCGTCGGCCACGCTGCAAATTGCGGCCGGGGTCGACACCGGCCTCCTCCCCGAAACTACCTGA
- a CDS encoding (2Fe-2S)-binding protein, whose protein sequence is MILSINGKDHRVDDKSAGEPLLDVLRNHLQLTGTKYGCGEGQCGACTVLLDGTPVRSCITPASAAAQKKITTIEGLERNGQLHAVQAAFLKHDAMQCGYCTAGMIMSAVGLLRSDPNPTDAHIVRYMNGNICRCGTYPRIIAAIKDASATLRNSHETASVPGEPGGVRR, encoded by the coding sequence ATGATCCTCAGTATCAATGGCAAGGACCACCGCGTCGACGACAAATCCGCCGGCGAACCTCTTTTAGATGTCCTGCGCAATCATCTCCAACTGACTGGGACTAAGTACGGCTGCGGCGAAGGTCAATGCGGCGCCTGCACCGTGCTGCTCGATGGCACTCCCGTGAGGTCGTGCATCACGCCCGCCAGCGCTGCGGCGCAAAAGAAGATCACCACCATCGAAGGATTGGAGCGAAATGGCCAGCTTCACGCCGTGCAGGCTGCGTTCCTCAAACATGACGCCATGCAGTGCGGCTACTGCACCGCGGGCATGATCATGAGCGCCGTCGGCCTCCTTCGCAGCGACCCGAATCCCACCGACGCGCACATCGTTCGCTACATGAACGGCAACATCTGCCGCTGCGGAACCTATCCCAGAATCATTGCAGCCATCAAGGATGCATCTGCAACCCTTCGAAATTCGCATGAGACGGCGTCGGTGCCCGGGGAACCGGGAGGAGTGCGGCGATGA
- a CDS encoding glycosyltransferase family 2 protein encodes MRGVALIVVHYRTLRDTLECIESILALDVPPETARRLIVVDNGSDDDSWEELLAWRNARSCLWSREFTAEELPVGAAEASSHRLSEGGWEIVLLRAAENRGYAAGANLGVRFVEPDQGISDFWVLNSDLILDPLSLACLLTASQDRPPAIYGATLVYMDDPTLVQAAGGAVYFPAFGRSRHYGKRSRVDELVQSAPQFDYIVGAAMFFSRKVLAEIGFLPEYFFIYFEETEWCARARARGIDLVWVPAARLVHKEGKSTGAASHFRALSDLSFRYVVRNSLLFTETRYPFWLTTVLLFNIYECLRHCAFGDFGKPKVLCAAVREYWELRPSWAREVSALGD; translated from the coding sequence GTGCGCGGCGTAGCTCTCATCGTGGTTCACTACCGCACTCTGAGGGACACTCTTGAGTGCATCGAGAGCATTCTGGCGCTCGATGTCCCCCCTGAGACAGCGCGCCGCCTCATCGTCGTTGACAATGGCTCCGATGACGATTCGTGGGAAGAGTTGCTTGCATGGCGCAATGCCAGGTCTTGCCTATGGTCCCGCGAATTCACGGCTGAGGAATTGCCAGTCGGTGCCGCGGAGGCGAGTTCCCATCGACTGTCTGAAGGCGGTTGGGAGATAGTTCTGTTACGCGCCGCAGAGAATCGTGGCTATGCCGCAGGCGCCAACCTTGGCGTTCGCTTCGTCGAGCCAGACCAAGGTATCTCCGATTTCTGGGTGCTGAACAGCGATCTGATCCTCGATCCACTGTCGCTTGCGTGTCTCTTGACCGCAAGTCAGGACCGCCCACCCGCAATTTACGGCGCGACGTTGGTCTATATGGACGATCCAACGCTGGTTCAGGCCGCCGGTGGCGCAGTTTATTTCCCAGCGTTCGGGCGCTCACGTCATTACGGCAAGAGAAGCCGGGTTGATGAACTGGTCCAGAGCGCACCGCAGTTCGATTACATCGTCGGTGCTGCCATGTTCTTCTCACGAAAGGTTCTCGCCGAGATAGGTTTTCTGCCGGAATACTTTTTTATTTATTTCGAAGAGACAGAATGGTGCGCTCGTGCTCGCGCCCGCGGAATTGATCTCGTCTGGGTGCCTGCTGCGCGTCTGGTTCACAAGGAAGGAAAGTCTACCGGCGCTGCATCGCATTTCCGTGCCCTCAGCGATCTCTCGTTTCGCTATGTCGTCCGAAACAGCCTGCTGTTTACGGAAACGCGGTACCCGTTCTGGCTCACCACCGTGCTGCTCTTCAACATCTACGAGTGCCTTCGCCATTGTGCTTTCGGCGACTTCGGCAAGCCGAAGGTTTTGTGTGCTGCGGTGCGCGAATACTGGGAACTACGTCCCAGTTGGGCCCGCGAGGTTTCTGCCCTTGGCGACTGA
- a CDS encoding glycosyltransferase family 4 protein — protein MKIAFLLYGIPQNGGVKVVFRIGNLLQARGLEVTNYVAETRRELPFPTSCEFVFAPKHYPNALGRIAWLAGVTIGADVAIATAHPTALALHLNHLFQGRKLYYVQAYEPDFYSDSILHLVRRWPMMLVAATSYLLPLEKIVNCAGSMRGLTAGDRTRVAEIPPGIDLGLYRPRPHPNQGLIVGHISRREAWKGSRHFFRAMTKLRARGHKFRVRIAYDLCEETNGFEYESVHPRNEAELAEYYAGLDVLVSTVTQKGFGYPPLEAMASGALCVATPMDFGLPGVDHIPILANSSESICEAMEKVFALRDRTPFLRAGSQTASQYGWERIADQWSALLSDESLRTVQTHAATVPAL, from the coding sequence GTGAAGATAGCATTCCTTTTGTATGGCATCCCGCAGAACGGCGGTGTCAAGGTCGTGTTCCGCATCGGGAATCTCCTGCAGGCCCGCGGACTCGAGGTCACGAACTACGTCGCGGAGACGCGCCGCGAATTGCCGTTTCCAACCTCCTGCGAATTCGTTTTCGCGCCAAAACACTACCCTAATGCGCTCGGCCGGATCGCGTGGCTTGCTGGCGTGACGATCGGTGCGGACGTCGCGATTGCAACAGCTCATCCCACTGCACTGGCCCTGCATCTGAACCACTTGTTCCAGGGCCGGAAGCTTTATTACGTCCAGGCGTATGAGCCCGACTTCTACTCCGATTCTATCCTTCACCTTGTGCGCCGCTGGCCAATGATGCTTGTCGCCGCAACATCCTACCTGCTTCCGTTGGAGAAGATCGTCAACTGCGCTGGCTCCATGCGCGGTCTCACCGCGGGAGATCGCACCCGCGTCGCAGAAATCCCCCCAGGCATCGACCTCGGTCTTTATCGCCCGCGGCCGCACCCCAACCAGGGACTTATCGTGGGCCACATCAGTCGCCGGGAAGCTTGGAAGGGAAGCCGTCACTTCTTTCGCGCCATGACAAAGCTTCGTGCGCGCGGCCATAAGTTCCGCGTCCGGATCGCGTATGACCTCTGCGAGGAAACCAACGGCTTCGAATACGAATCCGTGCACCCCAGGAACGAAGCGGAACTTGCTGAATACTACGCTGGCCTCGACGTGCTGGTGAGCACCGTCACGCAGAAGGGTTTTGGCTACCCACCTCTCGAGGCGATGGCTTCCGGAGCATTATGCGTGGCAACACCCATGGATTTCGGATTGCCAGGCGTCGATCACATCCCAATCCTCGCCAACTCGAGCGAGAGCATCTGCGAAGCCATGGAGAAGGTCTTTGCGCTCCGCGACCGGACGCCGTTTCTTCGCGCTGGCTCGCAAACCGCTTCCCAGTATGGCTGGGAGCGAATCGCCGACCAGTGGTCTGCGTTGCTCTCTGACGAATCTCTTCGAACAGTGCAAACTCATGCCGCTACGGTTCCGGCGCTATGA
- a CDS encoding WecB/TagA/CpsF family glycosyltransferase yields the protein MATDLYALQFANLTFRGLRREDLLRDDSELKLIVTVNAEIIEQANRDPNLGRIINENWATLDGQWPYVAARLRSGRRDIEKISGSDFVYELSGMAAQHGLRMFLLGAEADVNRMARANLRREFGVEIDGYSPPLMSFPFPESADSKILDRIAEFRPSVLVIAFGAPKQEFWADAHLEPLRALGIRWIIGAGGTLDFIAGTLPRAPLFIQRAGLESLWRLALQPRLRFRRLLRAFRFLQYA from the coding sequence TTGGCGACTGATCTTTACGCTCTACAGTTTGCGAACCTTACCTTTCGCGGTCTGCGCAGGGAGGACCTTCTCCGCGATGATAGCGAGTTGAAACTGATCGTCACCGTCAATGCCGAGATCATTGAACAGGCAAATCGTGATCCGAACCTGGGACGCATCATCAACGAGAACTGGGCGACTCTCGATGGCCAATGGCCCTACGTTGCTGCTCGACTTCGTTCAGGTCGCCGCGATATTGAGAAAATCTCCGGCTCTGACTTCGTGTACGAGTTGAGTGGCATGGCGGCGCAGCACGGCCTGCGTATGTTTCTACTCGGCGCCGAAGCGGATGTGAATCGCATGGCCCGCGCAAATCTCCGCCGGGAATTTGGCGTTGAAATCGACGGGTACTCGCCGCCGCTGATGAGCTTTCCTTTCCCCGAAAGCGCCGACTCGAAAATTCTCGACCGCATCGCGGAGTTCCGCCCGTCCGTTCTGGTTATCGCATTCGGCGCGCCCAAGCAGGAATTCTGGGCCGACGCTCATCTCGAACCGCTGAGAGCACTTGGCATTCGCTGGATCATCGGCGCCGGCGGCACGCTCGACTTCATTGCCGGTACCTTGCCGCGAGCCCCTTTGTTTATCCAGCGCGCGGGTCTCGAATCCCTGTGGCGCCTGGCATTACAACCAAGGCTGCGCTTTCGTCGCCTGCTGCGCGCATTCCGATTCCTTCAATACGCCTGA
- a CDS encoding FdtA/QdtA family cupin domain-containing protein, producing the protein MASIDDCQIIELPKIADPRGNLTFIESSRHVPFDIKRVFYLYDVPTGADRGAHAHRALHQCLICLAGSFGVTLDDGRRSRRVTLNRPWRGLHVPPMIWAAEVDFNPGSVCMVLASALYDERDYYRVYEEFRSAALTMEGSV; encoded by the coding sequence ATGGCCTCCATCGACGATTGCCAAATAATCGAACTGCCAAAGATTGCCGACCCCCGCGGCAACCTCACTTTCATTGAGAGTTCCAGGCACGTGCCGTTCGACATCAAGCGCGTCTTCTACTTATATGACGTGCCAACGGGTGCCGATCGCGGAGCGCATGCGCATCGCGCGCTGCACCAGTGCCTCATCTGTCTCGCGGGCAGCTTCGGCGTCACCCTGGACGATGGTCGCCGGAGTCGGCGCGTAACCCTGAACCGCCCATGGCGAGGCTTACACGTCCCGCCGATGATCTGGGCCGCCGAGGTCGATTTCAATCCCGGCTCAGTGTGCATGGTTCTGGCATCGGCCCTTTACGACGAGAGGGACTACTACCGAGTCTACGAAGAATTTCGCTCTGCTGCGCTGACGATGGAGGGTAGCGTGTGA
- a CDS encoding molybdopterin cofactor-binding domain-containing protein: MKDETLLHEIRQHEIDGTLHWFDMDRRGFLQLLGGGLVICVAGARAVAQESGRAFREHELPRDLAAWLHIGEDGRITGFTGKVELGQNIRTSLAQQIAEELRVPIASVTMLMGDTAHVPFDMGTFGSRTTPTMAPQLRAAAATARQVLVQMAADRWKEDPKLLTVAGGRVTNPRTKHTLTYGELTRGTKLVETIAADPPDNVDPGYQFVGKPLTKVNGREIVTGKHLYPADISRPGMLYGMVVRPSGFEAKLSKLDSKAAEKLAGVQVVRDGDFVGVVAPDLALAKHALGAINAEWKIPDQPSNKTLFDYLMKNLDATQMSDEHLVGSVENAMPIADIKVDHTYTVQYIAHAPLEPRAAVAEWNGDHLTVWTGTQRPFGVRDQLADAFRLDPSHVRVLMPDMGSGYGGKHQGDAAIEAARLAKAAGKPVRVVWTREEEFTWAYFRPAGIITVNSGVQRDGTLVAWDFQNYNSGPAAMITPYDVPNQRIQYHPAKSPLRQGSYRGLAATANHFARESHMDAIAHELQMDPLEFRIKNLKDERLRAVFEAAAERFGWSKQKPSAERAFGLAGGIEKGGRVATFVEIATDPSTKGFRLLRVVEAFECGRVVNPNGLENQIMGAIIQGLGGALFEQVKFADGKILNASFNEYRVPRFADVPQIEIIIIDRKDQPSAGAGETPIVGIAPAIANAVFAASGVRPYNLPIGG, encoded by the coding sequence ATGAAAGATGAAACCTTGCTCCACGAAATTCGCCAGCACGAGATTGATGGCACGCTCCACTGGTTCGATATGGACCGTCGCGGATTTCTGCAACTGCTCGGTGGCGGTCTGGTCATCTGCGTCGCCGGGGCACGGGCCGTCGCGCAGGAATCCGGCCGCGCCTTCCGCGAACACGAACTTCCCAGGGACCTTGCCGCCTGGCTGCACATCGGCGAAGACGGCCGAATCACCGGGTTCACGGGCAAGGTGGAACTGGGCCAGAACATCCGCACCTCGCTCGCGCAGCAAATCGCCGAAGAGTTGCGGGTGCCAATAGCATCCGTGACGATGTTGATGGGCGACACCGCCCACGTTCCGTTCGATATGGGCACTTTTGGAAGCCGAACAACGCCCACCATGGCTCCGCAACTGCGTGCCGCTGCGGCGACCGCTCGCCAGGTACTGGTGCAGATGGCGGCCGATCGCTGGAAGGAAGATCCAAAACTGCTAACTGTCGCGGGCGGGCGAGTCACCAATCCGCGCACGAAACACACGCTCACCTACGGGGAACTGACCCGCGGCACGAAACTCGTCGAGACCATCGCCGCAGATCCGCCGGACAATGTTGATCCTGGCTATCAGTTCGTGGGCAAGCCGCTGACGAAAGTGAACGGCCGGGAAATTGTTACCGGAAAACATCTTTATCCCGCCGATATTTCGCGTCCAGGAATGCTCTACGGAATGGTCGTTCGTCCATCCGGTTTCGAAGCCAAGCTGAGCAAACTGGATTCCAAGGCCGCGGAGAAACTTGCCGGAGTGCAAGTCGTCCGCGACGGAGATTTCGTCGGAGTCGTAGCGCCCGACCTCGCATTAGCGAAACACGCCCTCGGCGCTATTAATGCCGAATGGAAGATTCCGGATCAGCCGTCGAACAAAACGCTCTTCGACTACCTGATGAAGAATCTCGACGCGACCCAGATGAGCGACGAGCATCTGGTCGGTTCGGTCGAGAACGCGATGCCCATCGCAGACATTAAGGTCGATCATACCTACACCGTTCAGTACATCGCGCATGCGCCGCTGGAACCGCGCGCAGCCGTCGCGGAGTGGAATGGCGATCACCTGACGGTTTGGACTGGAACGCAGCGGCCATTCGGGGTTCGCGACCAACTCGCGGACGCGTTCCGCCTCGATCCCTCGCACGTCCGCGTGCTCATGCCCGACATGGGTTCCGGCTACGGTGGCAAGCATCAGGGCGATGCGGCCATCGAAGCGGCTCGACTCGCCAAAGCGGCAGGCAAACCAGTTCGTGTCGTGTGGACGCGCGAGGAGGAATTTACGTGGGCGTATTTCCGTCCCGCCGGAATCATCACCGTGAATAGCGGCGTGCAGCGCGACGGAACGCTAGTCGCGTGGGACTTCCAGAACTACAATTCGGGACCTGCGGCGATGATTACTCCTTATGACGTTCCGAACCAACGGATCCAGTACCATCCTGCGAAGTCGCCGCTGCGGCAAGGCTCGTATCGCGGACTCGCCGCAACCGCGAACCACTTCGCGCGCGAGTCGCATATGGACGCAATTGCGCACGAGTTGCAGATGGATCCGCTGGAATTCCGTATCAAGAACCTCAAGGACGAGCGTTTGCGAGCGGTGTTCGAAGCCGCGGCGGAACGCTTCGGCTGGAGCAAGCAGAAACCGAGCGCAGAGCGAGCATTTGGTCTCGCGGGTGGAATCGAGAAGGGCGGTCGTGTAGCGACTTTCGTCGAGATCGCGACTGATCCCAGTACGAAAGGTTTCCGTCTTCTCCGCGTTGTTGAGGCGTTCGAGTGCGGTCGCGTCGTGAATCCGAACGGACTCGAGAACCAGATTATGGGGGCGATCATCCAGGGACTCGGGGGAGCACTCTTTGAGCAAGTGAAGTTTGCCGATGGAAAGATTCTAAACGCGAGCTTCAACGAATACCGTGTGCCCCGATTCGCCGACGTCCCACAGATTGAGATCATAATCATCGACCGGAAAGATCAGCCATCCGCCGGCGCCGGCGAGACTCCGATCGTCGGCATCGCACCAGCAATAGCGAACGCGGTCTTCGCGGCCAGCGGCGTGAGACCTTACAACTTGCCGATCGGGGGATAG
- a CDS encoding GNAT family protein, translating to MKLRNDPKVNRYIHHDHLTPEAHERWLKGESMRRDSLNFVILIEDCFAGTASLYNIAAGSKCEFGRIAMPKDDRRVYAIAAEFLCLSFAFEVLQVMEVYCTVVAENKSALGFYLRSGWQHDLRYDGFTKLDGLEMSELGLSMNLERWAKALEDNREVLRQLHRGGDPYLD from the coding sequence GTGAAGCTGCGCAATGACCCCAAGGTGAACCGCTACATTCACCACGATCACCTGACGCCCGAGGCGCACGAACGCTGGCTGAAAGGCGAGTCGATGCGTCGCGACTCATTGAATTTCGTCATACTGATCGAGGATTGTTTTGCCGGCACCGCATCGCTCTACAACATTGCCGCGGGCTCGAAGTGCGAGTTTGGACGAATTGCCATGCCGAAGGACGACCGGCGTGTCTACGCGATCGCGGCAGAGTTCCTTTGCCTCTCGTTTGCGTTTGAAGTGCTGCAGGTCATGGAAGTCTATTGCACCGTCGTTGCGGAGAATAAGTCAGCTCTCGGATTTTACCTGCGCAGCGGTTGGCAGCATGACCTTCGGTACGACGGCTTCACGAAACTCGACGGACTCGAAATGTCGGAACTGGGGCTTTCCATGAATCTGGAACGCTGGGCGAAAGCGCTGGAAGACAATCGCGAAGTATTGCGACAGTTACATCGGGGTGGAGACCCCTATCTCGACTAA
- a CDS encoding oligosaccharide flippase family protein: protein MRNLLKAILKTGTGSLVSVLFGMLAIKLIAARLGVEALGSFSLVKQTITAGSAMFITGGQTALVQGMSTRTGEDRRRFLGTALVLLCGGSLLVGVVMMLSARWLAPKLLPGVQGPAGDAVSLAGVAVIVAGATAFVFGSLNGIRRIGRLAIAQSSNAVALAALVWFLLPRLGLLRPERFAAVLTVSQLPGLVIGGFFLLRERIQIWPGSFDRNSTRQFTALAFATFAAATMQGWTVLVLRGSVSARLGLRSAGLFDVAWTISMVYVMLVLGSFSTYYLPTLAAETDNRKKLIDDVLRTSLLLVVPLIAAIMAFRPMIVTLLYSREFLPATQMMRWMLLGDFFKIVSFVVAMPMIAFADTRAFLVGELGWNLAMIGATQVILRAGLGLEWLGVIFAVAYLGYLGYAWQYCRRKLNWNFPRHLILPLVFGIVVLAVVSAISWEATTVSSAGVSLAAIGSALQAWVLIRSARDSRLAACATGAEA, encoded by the coding sequence TTGCGCAATCTTCTCAAAGCAATTCTGAAGACCGGCACCGGTTCCCTTGTGAGCGTGCTGTTCGGCATGCTGGCAATCAAGCTGATTGCCGCTCGCCTCGGTGTCGAAGCCTTGGGTTCATTTTCCCTGGTCAAGCAGACGATCACTGCCGGGTCCGCCATGTTCATCACCGGCGGCCAGACAGCGCTTGTTCAGGGTATGTCGACGCGAACCGGCGAAGACCGCCGGCGCTTTCTCGGTACCGCCCTGGTGTTACTCTGCGGCGGGTCCCTGCTGGTCGGCGTAGTTATGATGCTCTCCGCTCGCTGGCTTGCGCCAAAGCTGCTGCCCGGTGTGCAGGGACCGGCAGGCGACGCCGTGAGCCTGGCAGGTGTTGCGGTCATAGTCGCGGGTGCGACGGCATTCGTCTTTGGGTCACTGAACGGCATTCGCCGGATTGGACGCCTGGCGATCGCGCAGAGTTCGAACGCGGTGGCACTCGCCGCGCTGGTTTGGTTCCTACTGCCGCGACTTGGCCTCCTGCGGCCCGAGCGATTTGCAGCGGTCCTCACCGTATCGCAATTGCCGGGATTGGTAATTGGCGGTTTCTTCCTTCTACGTGAGCGGATTCAAATCTGGCCTGGCAGTTTTGACCGCAACTCTACCCGTCAGTTTACGGCTCTCGCCTTCGCGACCTTCGCCGCCGCAACCATGCAGGGCTGGACCGTGCTCGTATTGCGGGGCTCCGTCAGTGCACGTCTTGGCTTGCGTTCAGCGGGACTCTTCGACGTCGCATGGACCATCAGCATGGTCTACGTGATGCTCGTGCTCGGATCGTTTTCCACCTACTATCTGCCAACGCTTGCCGCGGAGACTGACAACCGCAAGAAACTGATCGACGATGTGCTGAGGACGTCACTGTTGCTTGTTGTGCCGCTGATCGCAGCCATCATGGCGTTTCGCCCAATGATCGTTACGCTCCTCTATTCCCGTGAATTTTTACCCGCCACACAGATGATGCGATGGATGCTCCTCGGTGACTTCTTTAAGATCGTGAGCTTCGTCGTGGCCATGCCGATGATCGCCTTTGCCGACACGCGCGCCTTCCTCGTCGGCGAACTCGGATGGAACCTTGCCATGATCGGAGCAACACAGGTGATACTGCGGGCTGGACTTGGCCTCGAATGGCTCGGGGTAATTTTCGCGGTGGCGTACCTCGGTTATCTTGGCTACGCGTGGCAATATTGCCGCCGAAAATTGAACTGGAATTTTCCACGACACCTGATCTTGCCCCTGGTGTTCGGGATCGTAGTCCTGGCGGTAGTCAGCGCAATCAGCTGGGAGGCAACAACAGTTTCCAGTGCGGGAGTGTCGCTTGCAGCTATTGGCAGCGCGCTACAAGCCTGGGTGCTGATTCGCTCCGCACGTGATTCTCGCCTTGCAGCGTGCGCTACGGGAGCGGAAGCGTGA
- a CDS encoding NCS2 family permease has product MPNILQYFQIHKRGSTVSREIVAGLTTFTTMSYIILVNPAILRNAGIPVEPETVATVLAAVLGCLLMAFYANRPFAIAPYMGENAFIAFTVCQALGYKWQTALGAIFIAGVVFIILTVLRIRSWLVQAIPTSLRYSFAVGIGLFLTFIGLTQTGIVTLGSPGAPVRTGALTSHSVLVAIFGFLLISVLTIRKFPGAILSGIVITAFVAFLTGVAPWPHQFVSLPPSIAPIVGQIDLRGAFSWSSFPIVLTIFIMAFVDTMGTLIGLSARAGFLDENGNLPEIERPMLVDALTTTLSPVIGTSTSGAFVESATGIEAGGRTGLTALVVAICFAGALFFSPFVGAIPPQAYGPALIIVGLFMLTPIVKIDFSDFTESIPAFAVVSLMCFTFNIAVGISAGFVLYPLCKLVAGKHRQLKSGIWVLTGLSLLFFIFYPYG; this is encoded by the coding sequence ATGCCGAATATCCTTCAGTACTTCCAGATTCATAAGCGCGGGTCGACGGTTTCGCGCGAGATCGTCGCCGGGCTCACCACCTTCACCACAATGTCGTACATCATTTTGGTGAATCCGGCCATCCTGCGGAATGCCGGCATTCCCGTCGAACCGGAGACGGTTGCGACCGTGCTGGCAGCGGTGCTCGGCTGCCTGTTGATGGCGTTCTATGCAAACCGCCCGTTCGCGATTGCGCCTTACATGGGTGAAAACGCGTTCATCGCGTTCACCGTCTGCCAAGCTCTGGGCTACAAATGGCAAACAGCTCTCGGTGCCATCTTCATCGCCGGAGTTGTCTTCATCATTCTCACGGTTCTGCGCATTCGGTCGTGGCTGGTCCAGGCTATTCCCACCTCCCTGCGCTACAGTTTCGCGGTCGGCATCGGGCTGTTCCTGACATTCATCGGACTGACCCAGACGGGGATCGTGACGCTGGGCTCTCCGGGAGCCCCGGTTAGAACCGGCGCATTGACGTCGCACTCGGTTTTGGTGGCGATTTTCGGATTCCTGCTTATCAGCGTTCTGACGATTCGCAAGTTCCCCGGCGCGATCCTGAGCGGGATCGTGATAACGGCGTTCGTGGCATTTCTTACCGGCGTTGCGCCATGGCCACACCAGTTCGTGAGTTTGCCGCCTTCCATCGCGCCGATTGTGGGCCAGATCGACTTACGCGGAGCGTTTTCCTGGAGTTCGTTCCCGATAGTGCTCACGATCTTCATCATGGCGTTCGTAGACACGATGGGAACGCTGATCGGGCTTTCCGCTCGCGCAGGTTTTCTCGATGAGAACGGAAATCTGCCGGAGATTGAGCGGCCCATGCTAGTTGATGCGTTGACCACTACGCTTTCGCCAGTGATCGGGACTTCGACATCGGGCGCGTTCGTCGAATCCGCGACGGGGATCGAGGCTGGCGGGCGAACCGGCCTGACGGCGCTGGTTGTGGCGATCTGCTTCGCGGGCGCCCTATTCTTCTCACCGTTTGTTGGGGCCATCCCACCCCAGGCATACGGACCGGCACTGATCATCGTGGGACTATTCATGCTCACGCCTATCGTGAAGATCGACTTCAGCGACTTCACCGAATCCATTCCGGCGTTTGCGGTGGTTTCACTCATGTGCTTCACATTCAATATCGCTGTTGGGATCAGCGCCGGGTTCGTTCTCTATCCGCTGTGCAAGTTGGTGGCCGGGAAACATCGTCAACTCAAGTCCGGGATTTGGGTACTTACCGGCCTCTCGCTTTTGTTCTTCATCTTCTATCCGTATGGATAA